The following are encoded together in the Paludisphaera mucosa genome:
- a CDS encoding trypsin-like peptidase domain-containing protein, whose amino-acid sequence MEPPRIEDPRDGRLETTVEPVSAAPPATRPIPKGFEAETAEDRPDEDDEFLDEDEPDVLFTPLRIALGVAAVVGMILAAVAAPFLVNAFKPARVAPPESVRVIRFPPQAPKAPIQAVSHEAAQAVMARGLPASPVPLAVAAPATPPIVEPRANPIVATPDATGPQAARLDLVKRIKDATVYLKVGGGPGSGTGSGFVIRVEGNVVYVATNHHVVQPPTEGNAPPAIASSMSWPPVLAVFRSGDPNRRESVHTAQVVAFDREDNRDLAVLKVVGVSEPPAPIDLSVAAEAVETTPLGIYGFPFGNLNQVIDRNNQGNPSVTVSRGAVSRLQFDEAGRLALVQIDGSIDPGNSGGPVVDDKGRLVGLAVSKIAFSNIGFAVPAKELERMLEGRVGRVRVNREPPSGGEAVLKVQADLIDPLDKVRSIEVLYVPTALPATPGVDGWGELAGAQRTPLARLGGAAEGTIRLAVPEARTVTLQACVRNASGRTTYEKPFPFVVPDGPNPPALAGDPGAARPVARPTNPIFGTLIDPSKVCKLERKDDVVTLQIPAGVHLLGPDFAPRSAPMALAEVEGDFDLRVAVVGMLLPGVEPAKFKGRLLPNTYQGAGLVLFEDRNNYVRIERAAATERGRPTVSNEVVIEIRDNGKVLGPYSDAIPDSPMILRLLRVGGGVRCMFGPNGQFWLSSRQLAVRFPEKVRVGLIASNASKEPLIGRFKNFTLDQGADVKPDN is encoded by the coding sequence GTGGAGCCGCCTCGGATCGAGGACCCCCGCGACGGCCGACTCGAGACGACCGTCGAGCCGGTCTCCGCGGCCCCGCCGGCGACGAGGCCGATCCCCAAGGGCTTCGAGGCCGAGACTGCCGAGGACCGGCCCGACGAGGACGACGAGTTCCTCGACGAAGACGAGCCGGACGTCCTGTTCACGCCGCTACGCATTGCCCTGGGGGTCGCGGCGGTCGTCGGCATGATCCTCGCGGCGGTCGCCGCCCCGTTCCTCGTCAACGCTTTCAAGCCCGCTCGGGTCGCGCCTCCCGAATCCGTGAGGGTGATCCGATTTCCGCCCCAGGCGCCGAAAGCTCCGATCCAGGCCGTCTCGCATGAGGCGGCCCAGGCGGTCATGGCGCGCGGACTGCCGGCATCGCCGGTTCCGCTCGCGGTCGCGGCTCCGGCCACGCCTCCGATCGTCGAGCCCAGGGCGAATCCGATCGTGGCGACGCCCGACGCAACGGGACCGCAGGCGGCGCGGCTGGACCTCGTCAAACGCATCAAGGACGCCACCGTCTACCTGAAGGTCGGCGGGGGGCCTGGCTCGGGGACGGGGTCGGGCTTCGTGATCCGGGTCGAGGGAAACGTCGTCTATGTGGCCACGAATCATCACGTCGTCCAGCCGCCTACCGAGGGAAACGCGCCGCCGGCTATCGCGTCATCGATGAGCTGGCCGCCCGTCCTGGCGGTCTTCCGGAGCGGAGATCCGAACCGTCGCGAGTCGGTCCACACGGCCCAGGTCGTCGCCTTCGATCGCGAGGACAACCGCGACCTCGCCGTCCTGAAGGTCGTCGGCGTGAGCGAACCTCCCGCGCCCATCGACCTCTCGGTCGCGGCGGAGGCCGTCGAGACGACTCCCCTGGGGATCTACGGGTTCCCGTTCGGCAACCTCAACCAGGTCATCGATCGGAACAACCAGGGCAATCCCTCGGTCACGGTCTCGCGGGGGGCGGTGTCCCGTCTCCAGTTCGACGAGGCCGGCCGACTGGCCCTCGTCCAGATCGACGGTTCGATCGACCCCGGCAACAGCGGCGGTCCGGTCGTCGACGACAAGGGCCGCCTCGTGGGGCTGGCCGTGTCGAAGATCGCCTTCTCCAACATCGGGTTCGCCGTCCCGGCGAAGGAGTTGGAACGCATGCTCGAAGGCCGCGTCGGCCGGGTCCGCGTGAATCGAGAGCCCCCGTCGGGAGGCGAGGCCGTCCTGAAGGTGCAAGCCGACCTGATCGACCCGCTCGACAAGGTGCGTTCGATCGAAGTCCTCTACGTCCCGACCGCCCTGCCCGCGACTCCCGGCGTCGACGGCTGGGGTGAACTCGCCGGGGCGCAGCGTACGCCGCTGGCCCGGCTCGGCGGTGCCGCCGAGGGGACGATCCGCCTCGCCGTCCCGGAAGCCCGAACCGTCACGCTCCAGGCCTGCGTCCGGAACGCCTCGGGCCGGACGACTTACGAGAAGCCCTTCCCGTTCGTCGTCCCCGACGGCCCGAATCCCCCCGCGCTCGCCGGAGATCCGGGTGCGGCCCGGCCCGTCGCCAGGCCGACGAACCCGATCTTCGGCACGCTGATCGACCCGAGCAAGGTCTGCAAGCTGGAGCGCAAGGACGACGTCGTGACGCTCCAAATCCCGGCGGGCGTCCACCTCCTGGGCCCGGACTTCGCGCCGCGGTCGGCGCCGATGGCGCTCGCCGAAGTCGAGGGCGATTTCGACCTCCGCGTCGCCGTGGTCGGGATGCTCCTGCCGGGCGTCGAGCCCGCCAAGTTCAAGGGTCGACTCCTGCCCAACACGTACCAGGGGGCGGGCCTCGTCCTCTTCGAGGACCGCAACAATTACGTGAGGATCGAGCGCGCGGCCGCCACGGAACGAGGCCGGCCCACGGTCTCCAACGAGGTCGTGATCGAGATCCGAGATAACGGGAAGGTGCTCGGCCCTTACTCCGACGCCATCCCGGACAGCCCGATGATCCTGCGTCTCCTGCGGGTCGGCGGGGGCGTGCGCTGCATGTTCGGGCCGAACGGCCAGTTCTGGCTCTCGTCGAGGCAGCTCGCCGTCCGCTTCCCCGAGAAGGTTCGCGTGGGCCTGATCGCTTCGAACGCTTCCAAAGAGCCGCTCATCGGCCGGTTCAAGAATTTCACCCTGGACCAGGGCGCCGACGTTAAACCCGACAACTAG
- a CDS encoding redoxin domain-containing protein: MSMALLLLIAPATLTADEPKKLGGRVTDGEGRPARGASVSAFWGANGLDWDQVVALGNKEPEKLWQHEGKMEPWGDVRPAVTDADGRFSIPVPRRTKTLMICDRERRHGAVVYFDPKHPEAPVEVRLSPLVRVFGTNKLSGLEGPLKWTCTYLHLPYEENDPLNNTKIAICGSYHARFEFMIPPGAYNFSASSDSPSSETLESRSVTVTAEQTEVDLGALVLRPRIGGFQDRVDRSKARGAWGDYRQNFGKQPPPWHLTDARGVAEGSKLSDFKGKWVVLYFWGPNCAPCLGKQLPELMAFYEAHKAQRDRFEILAFCCDFSETLTDVAALERQLRHVRKAVWGGRELPFPVLLDNTFQTYERFGLEGVSNLLLIDPMGKLVEGNLQDLEKNLAHLAEGSK, encoded by the coding sequence ATGTCGATGGCCCTCCTGCTGCTTATCGCTCCGGCGACGTTGACGGCGGACGAGCCGAAGAAGCTTGGTGGGCGGGTCACCGACGGAGAAGGGCGACCCGCACGAGGGGCCAGCGTCTCCGCCTTCTGGGGCGCGAATGGCCTGGATTGGGATCAAGTCGTCGCACTTGGCAACAAGGAGCCGGAGAAACTCTGGCAGCATGAGGGGAAGATGGAGCCCTGGGGCGATGTCCGCCCGGCGGTGACGGACGCCGATGGCCGGTTTTCGATCCCGGTGCCAAGACGCACGAAAACGCTGATGATCTGCGACCGCGAACGTCGCCATGGGGCCGTCGTTTACTTCGATCCCAAGCATCCAGAGGCCCCCGTCGAAGTCCGGTTGTCGCCGCTCGTCCGCGTCTTCGGCACGAACAAGCTCTCGGGCCTGGAGGGTCCGTTGAAGTGGACTTGCACCTATCTGCACCTACCTTATGAGGAGAACGACCCGCTCAACAACACGAAGATCGCTATCTGTGGCAGCTACCACGCCCGGTTCGAGTTTATGATCCCTCCTGGGGCCTACAACTTCAGCGCCAGCAGCGATTCACCGTCGTCGGAAACCCTCGAATCCCGGTCGGTCACCGTCACGGCGGAGCAAACCGAAGTCGACCTGGGGGCCCTGGTCCTCCGCCCTCGGATTGGTGGATTCCAGGACCGGGTCGACCGCTCCAAGGCGAGAGGGGCTTGGGGCGACTACAGGCAGAACTTCGGCAAGCAGCCCCCGCCTTGGCACCTGACCGATGCAAGGGGAGTGGCCGAAGGCTCCAAGCTCTCCGACTTCAAGGGTAAGTGGGTCGTCCTCTACTTCTGGGGGCCGAATTGCGCTCCGTGCTTGGGCAAGCAATTGCCGGAACTGATGGCGTTCTATGAGGCCCATAAAGCCCAGAGAGATCGGTTCGAGATCCTGGCCTTCTGCTGTGATTTCAGCGAGACCCTTACGGACGTCGCCGCCTTGGAGCGGCAGCTCAGGCACGTCAGGAAGGCGGTCTGGGGCGGCAGGGAGCTGCCGTTCCCCGTCCTCCTCGACAACACCTTCCAGACCTACGAGCGATTCGGCCTTGAAGGCGTCTCCAACCTCTTGCTGATCGATCCCATGGGCAAACTGGTCGAAGGCAACTTGCAGGACCTCGAAAAAAACCTCGCTCATCTCGCCGAGGGATCGAAGTGA
- the miaE gene encoding tRNA isopentenyl-2-thiomethyl-A-37 hydroxylase MiaE, protein MSFVESVEGLPLLSRTPDSWAAQALRDPLALLNDHAYLEKKAATNALELINRWPEPTPPEIWATTLAAIAHDEAAHLSSVVRLLIRRGGRLERNHRNPYAIALRNLVRKGRGNEELADRLLISALIEARSCERFLALAHATAGVDRELSRFYNRLGASELGHYRVFLVLAGHVLPEDEVLPRWRELLEAEAAVLAAQPPGPRMHSGA, encoded by the coding sequence ATGAGCTTCGTCGAGTCCGTCGAGGGCCTGCCTTTGCTGTCGCGGACGCCCGATTCCTGGGCCGCGCAGGCCCTCCGCGATCCCCTTGCGCTCCTGAACGACCATGCCTACCTGGAGAAGAAGGCCGCGACGAACGCGCTCGAACTCATCAACCGCTGGCCCGAGCCGACCCCTCCCGAGATCTGGGCGACGACCCTGGCCGCGATCGCCCACGACGAGGCGGCGCACCTGAGTTCGGTCGTCCGCCTGCTGATCCGCCGCGGCGGCCGGCTGGAGCGGAATCACCGCAATCCGTACGCCATCGCCCTGCGGAACCTGGTCCGCAAAGGGCGCGGCAACGAGGAGCTGGCGGACCGACTCCTGATCTCCGCGCTCATCGAGGCCCGCTCGTGCGAGCGGTTCCTCGCCCTGGCGCACGCCACGGCCGGCGTCGACCGCGAGCTGTCGCGGTTCTACAACCGCCTGGGGGCGTCGGAGCTGGGCCACTACCGCGTCTTCCTCGTCCTCGCCGGCCACGTGCTGCCCGAAGACGAGGTCCTGCCTCGCTGGCGCGAGCTGCTCGAAGCCGAGGCCGCGGTCCTGGCCGCGCAGCCGCCGGGGCCTCGGATGCACAGCGGCGCGTGA
- a CDS encoding polyprenyl synthetase family protein — translation MTSSSQTLTASTLDEHLAVHRRRVEDALAAALPEAAAEGEGDCPERLAAAMRYSVLGGGKRLRPVLCLMAAEACGATWREALPAACALELVHTYSLIHDDLPAMDDDDLRRGRPTCHKAFDEATAILAGDGLLTLAFELVARGVEPADSAVECVRILAQASGPSGMVAGQMADLQAEDRAEAGRDGSAAELEAIHRRKTGALLRAPLEMGAVIARAPEAWREALARYGRAVGLAFQIVDDLLDVEGDEAKVGKRVGKDSGHGKWTYPRFLGVEGSRAKARQLAHEAVAALAPLETRGGRLRELALALLEREC, via the coding sequence ATGACGAGCAGTTCACAAACCTTGACCGCGTCGACGCTCGACGAACATCTCGCCGTGCATCGCCGCCGGGTGGAGGACGCCCTGGCGGCGGCCCTCCCCGAGGCGGCGGCCGAGGGCGAGGGGGATTGTCCCGAGCGGCTGGCGGCGGCGATGCGATACAGCGTGCTCGGCGGCGGCAAGCGATTGCGGCCCGTGCTCTGCTTGATGGCGGCCGAGGCCTGCGGGGCGACGTGGCGCGAGGCCCTGCCCGCCGCCTGCGCCCTGGAGCTGGTGCACACCTACTCCCTCATCCACGACGACCTGCCGGCGATGGACGACGACGACCTCCGCCGGGGCCGACCGACCTGCCACAAGGCGTTCGACGAGGCCACGGCGATCCTGGCCGGCGACGGCCTGCTGACGCTGGCCTTCGAGCTGGTCGCCCGCGGCGTCGAGCCGGCCGATTCGGCCGTGGAATGCGTCCGGATCCTGGCCCAGGCGTCGGGCCCCTCGGGGATGGTCGCCGGCCAGATGGCCGACCTCCAGGCCGAGGACCGCGCCGAGGCGGGCCGCGACGGCTCGGCGGCCGAGCTGGAGGCGATCCACCGCCGCAAGACGGGCGCCCTGCTTCGGGCGCCCCTGGAGATGGGGGCGGTGATCGCCCGGGCCCCCGAGGCCTGGCGCGAGGCGCTGGCGCGGTACGGCCGGGCGGTCGGCCTGGCCTTCCAGATCGTCGATGATCTTTTGGACGTGGAAGGCGACGAGGCCAAGGTCGGCAAGCGGGTCGGCAAGGACTCGGGCCACGGCAAGTGGACGTATCCCCGGTTCCTCGGGGTCGAGGGGAGCCGGGCCAAGGCCCGGCAGCTCGCCCACGAAGCGGTCGCCGCACTGGCCCCCCTGGAAACGCGCGGCGGACGGCTCCGCGAACTGGCGCTGGCTCTTTTGGAAAGGGAGTGTTGA
- the dxs gene encoding 1-deoxy-D-xylulose-5-phosphate synthase: MLSPDSILSRIGSPADLKTLTDKDLDLLAAEMRAELLGVVGRRAAHFASNLGVVELCLALHLTFDFARDRLIWDTGHQIYPHKLITGRAAELHTIRTKGGLMGYPNPAESPYDLFMTGHAGCAPSTALGLKLGDEIMGRDDAHSVAVIGDGAFPSGIVFEALNHASGSQSKLLVILNDNKMSICPPVGGIANTLDRARMSKTYHDWNKRLKSLVPTIPLVGETADRWLQQFKDAIKATLQHGMLFEELGFTYLGPIDGHDLKGLRTYLEKVKAMSGPILLHVLTNKGQGFEPAVKDPVKFHAPNPFRKAKEGIVPLKVSSGETYTDAFSSALFDACANDPRVVVLTAAMCEGNKLQKVRETFPKQFLDVGICESHAVALAGGMAKAGARPVVDIYSTFLQRSYDQIFQEVALQNLPVVFCLDRAGLVGADGPTHHGSYDLAYMRVFPNMVVMAPGDRRDVGPMLDFALGHDAPVSIRYPRAYLESVERDAAPIELGQAEVIEWESDGMIVACGAMLGACVRAAERLHDRYGLHVGVINARFVKPLDRATIGKAIEEAGFVLTVEEGCLPGGFGSAVLEAANDAGLPTHHVRRLGLPDRFVLHAERDEQLAEVGLDVDGITAAALELARAVGLEFTDLGPASATEPGAASSNGDAHSNGSAVVAGSPSEK, encoded by the coding sequence ATGCTCAGCCCCGACTCGATCCTGTCCCGGATCGGCTCCCCGGCGGACCTCAAAACGCTGACCGACAAGGACCTCGACCTGCTCGCCGCCGAGATGCGCGCCGAGCTGCTCGGCGTCGTCGGCCGGCGCGCGGCGCACTTCGCCAGCAACCTGGGCGTCGTGGAGCTTTGCCTGGCCCTCCACCTGACCTTCGACTTCGCCCGCGACCGCCTGATCTGGGACACCGGCCACCAGATCTACCCCCACAAGCTGATCACCGGCCGCGCCGCCGAGCTGCACACGATCCGGACGAAGGGGGGCCTGATGGGCTACCCCAACCCGGCCGAGAGCCCCTACGACCTGTTCATGACCGGCCACGCCGGCTGCGCCCCCTCGACGGCCCTGGGCCTGAAGCTGGGCGACGAGATCATGGGCCGGGACGACGCCCATTCGGTCGCGGTGATCGGCGACGGCGCCTTCCCCTCGGGGATCGTCTTCGAGGCGCTCAACCACGCGAGCGGCTCGCAGAGCAAGCTGCTGGTGATCCTCAACGACAACAAGATGTCGATCTGCCCCCCCGTCGGCGGCATCGCCAACACGCTCGACCGGGCGCGGATGTCGAAGACGTACCACGACTGGAACAAGCGGCTGAAGTCGCTCGTCCCCACCATCCCGCTCGTGGGCGAGACCGCCGACCGCTGGCTGCAGCAGTTCAAGGACGCGATCAAGGCCACGCTCCAGCACGGCATGCTCTTCGAAGAGCTGGGCTTCACCTACCTCGGCCCGATCGACGGCCACGACCTCAAGGGCCTCCGGACGTACCTGGAGAAGGTCAAGGCGATGAGCGGGCCGATCCTGCTCCACGTCCTGACCAACAAGGGGCAAGGCTTCGAGCCGGCCGTGAAGGACCCGGTGAAGTTCCACGCCCCCAACCCGTTCCGGAAGGCCAAGGAGGGGATCGTCCCCCTCAAGGTCAGCTCGGGCGAGACGTACACCGACGCCTTCAGCTCGGCCCTGTTCGACGCCTGCGCCAACGACCCTCGGGTGGTCGTGCTGACGGCCGCCATGTGCGAGGGGAACAAGCTCCAGAAGGTCCGCGAGACCTTCCCGAAGCAGTTCCTCGACGTCGGCATCTGCGAGAGCCACGCGGTCGCCCTGGCCGGCGGCATGGCCAAGGCCGGCGCGCGGCCGGTGGTCGACATCTACAGCACGTTCCTCCAGCGCTCGTACGACCAGATCTTCCAGGAGGTCGCGCTGCAGAATCTGCCGGTGGTCTTCTGCCTCGATCGCGCGGGCCTCGTCGGCGCCGACGGGCCGACGCACCACGGCAGCTACGACCTGGCCTACATGCGGGTCTTCCCCAACATGGTCGTCATGGCCCCCGGCGACCGCCGCGACGTCGGGCCCATGCTCGACTTCGCCCTCGGCCACGACGCCCCGGTCTCGATCCGCTACCCCCGCGCCTACCTGGAATCGGTCGAGCGCGACGCCGCGCCGATCGAGCTGGGGCAGGCCGAGGTGATCGAGTGGGAGAGCGACGGCATGATCGTCGCCTGCGGGGCCATGCTGGGCGCGTGCGTCCGGGCCGCCGAGCGGCTCCACGACCGCTACGGGCTGCACGTCGGCGTCATCAACGCCCGGTTCGTCAAGCCGCTCGACCGCGCGACGATCGGCAAGGCGATCGAGGAGGCCGGCTTCGTCCTGACCGTCGAGGAGGGCTGCCTCCCCGGCGGCTTCGGCTCGGCCGTCCTCGAGGCCGCCAACGACGCCGGGCTGCCGACCCACCACGTCCGCCGCCTGGGCCTGCCCGACCGCTTCGTGCTGCACGCCGAGCGCGACGAGCAGCTCGCCGAGGTCGGCCTGGACGTCGACGGCATCACCGCCGCGGCGCTCGAGCTGGCCCGCGCCGTCGGCCTGGAGTTCACCGACCTCGGCCCCGCGTCGGCGACCGAGCCGGGAGCCGCGTCGTCGAACGGCGACGCACACTCCAATGGATCGGCGGTCGTCGCCGGATCGCCGTCCGAGAAGTAA
- a CDS encoding NAD(+)/NADH kinase has product MATSPEQPGASGSPPSRIMILGNGTRDEVQGYVERVAEALRGVPDFELTGVDLTADSDLSCCPADLAVVVGGDGTVLHTVRRMADRPTPILGVNAGRLGFLADLTIETFLERLPDLAARRYTIENLMTMSVTVTSAQGPTRVFRALNDAVLRAAPYFKIVEIGLSIDGESVMNYRGDGLIVATPVGSTAHSLSAGGPILPPNAHMFVVTPLCAHTLTQRPLVDGGHKTYELVPHGEGIATILVVDGQIQIPLQDRDRVTIRRGDPPFPIVRLPGHSFYRTLRDKLGWGAYPAGDRGPRS; this is encoded by the coding sequence ATGGCGACTTCCCCCGAACAACCCGGAGCGTCGGGCTCGCCGCCGTCGCGGATCATGATCCTGGGCAACGGCACCCGCGACGAGGTCCAGGGCTACGTCGAGCGCGTCGCCGAGGCGCTGCGGGGCGTGCCCGATTTCGAGCTGACGGGCGTCGACCTGACGGCCGATTCGGACCTCTCATGCTGTCCCGCCGACCTCGCGGTCGTCGTCGGCGGCGACGGCACGGTGCTGCACACGGTCCGGCGGATGGCCGACCGCCCGACCCCGATCCTGGGGGTCAACGCCGGCCGCCTCGGCTTCCTCGCCGACCTGACCATCGAGACGTTCCTCGAACGCCTGCCCGACCTGGCCGCGCGGCGGTACACGATCGAGAACCTGATGACGATGTCCGTCACGGTGACCTCGGCCCAGGGGCCGACGCGCGTCTTCCGGGCCCTGAACGACGCCGTCCTCCGCGCCGCGCCGTATTTCAAGATCGTCGAGATCGGCCTGTCGATCGACGGCGAGAGCGTGATGAACTACCGCGGCGACGGCCTGATCGTGGCCACGCCCGTGGGCTCGACGGCCCACAGCCTCTCGGCCGGCGGCCCGATCCTGCCGCCCAACGCCCACATGTTCGTGGTCACCCCGCTGTGCGCCCACACGCTCACCCAGCGCCCGCTGGTCGACGGCGGCCACAAGACCTACGAGCTGGTCCCCCACGGCGAGGGGATCGCCACGATCCTCGTCGTCGACGGCCAGATCCAGATCCCGCTCCAGGATCGCGACCGCGTCACCATCCGCCGCGGCGACCCGCCCTTCCCGATCGTCCGCCTCCCCGGCCACAGCTTCTACCGCACCCTTCGCGACAAGCTGGGCTGGGGCGCCTACCCCGCCGGAGACCGCGGGCCGAGGAGCTGA
- a CDS encoding zinc-binding dehydrogenase, protein MKAIVLRDLGGPELLRLEDAPDPTPGPGEAVVRLKAAALNHRDVWIRMGQYAGIKLPTILGSDGAGVVEAVGEGVDAALVGREVVINPSLDWGDDERFFGPNFRILGMPDGGTYAQLVKVAATNIHPKPAGLGWGEAAAIPLAGLTAYRALVSRAQAKPGETVFIPGIGGGAATFALLFAKKLGARVLVTSGSDEKLERAQALGADGGANYKDAGWVEKIRELSGGQGPDIVIDAVGGETYNACIDLLSAGGRIATFGATTGPAPKVETRRVYWKQLNLLGTTMGSPADFTAMLALFADGSLRPVVDRAYPLADASAAHRHMDESGQFGKIVLEIP, encoded by the coding sequence ATGAAAGCGATCGTGCTCCGCGACCTGGGCGGCCCCGAACTGTTGAGGCTGGAGGACGCGCCCGACCCGACTCCCGGGCCCGGCGAGGCGGTCGTGCGGCTCAAGGCCGCGGCGCTGAACCATCGCGACGTCTGGATCCGCATGGGCCAGTACGCGGGGATCAAGCTGCCGACGATCCTCGGCTCCGACGGCGCGGGGGTCGTCGAGGCGGTCGGCGAGGGCGTCGACGCCGCGCTCGTCGGCCGCGAGGTCGTCATCAACCCGAGCCTCGATTGGGGCGACGACGAGCGGTTCTTCGGGCCGAACTTCCGGATCCTGGGCATGCCCGACGGGGGCACGTACGCCCAGCTCGTGAAGGTCGCTGCGACGAACATCCATCCCAAGCCGGCCGGCCTGGGCTGGGGCGAGGCCGCCGCGATCCCGCTCGCGGGCCTGACCGCTTATCGGGCCCTCGTGTCGCGCGCCCAGGCGAAGCCGGGCGAGACCGTCTTCATCCCGGGCATCGGCGGCGGCGCGGCGACGTTCGCGCTGCTGTTCGCGAAGAAGCTCGGGGCGCGGGTGCTGGTGACTTCGGGCAGTGACGAGAAGCTCGAACGCGCCCAAGCCCTCGGGGCCGACGGCGGGGCCAATTACAAGGATGCCGGGTGGGTCGAGAAGATCCGCGAGCTGAGCGGCGGCCAGGGGCCCGACATCGTGATCGACGCCGTCGGCGGCGAGACGTACAACGCCTGCATCGATTTGCTGAGCGCCGGCGGCCGGATCGCCACCTTCGGCGCGACGACCGGGCCGGCGCCGAAGGTCGAGACGCGTCGCGTGTACTGGAAGCAGCTCAACCTGCTCGGCACCACGATGGGCTCGCCGGCCGACTTCACGGCGATGCTCGCCCTCTTCGCCGACGGCTCCCTGCGCCCCGTCGTGGATCGCGCCTACCCGCTCGCCGACGCCTCCGCGGCCCACCGCCACATGGACGAGTCGGGGCAGTTCGGCAAGATCGTGCTGGAGATCCCCTGA
- a CDS encoding SMI1/KNR4 family protein, whose amino-acid sequence MLDPNRLVYDHEEDPTEPVAPERIAKWERTVGGAMPGSLRALYELGDGGRLRDTSIDVTPMDDVQTLEPAYLEDVDEHDAASGASADPARIVQFGYDSSNGGMLLLNYNGVGPGGEPTVYSVYSEPDSLRRIADTLDAFLEAELDFEKAPCVDWSEADGPHEVLARVTLDVSHMHGSSAAWHQVLIRAVDALVLLVREDSPGGERLERTQLPTPLDASGSSLRRYWEEPETYALMIRPAESSGIIHREAVKTSDGTWRNTESEGVPVYVQVLSPSRDELAALRERLVGADEAAKLEAADREQERLAALPPAERMTALLQRMVEFQEELKSFLPDRDEPDEEHAV is encoded by the coding sequence ATGCTGGATCCGAACCGCCTGGTTTACGACCACGAAGAGGACCCGACCGAGCCGGTCGCGCCCGAGCGGATCGCGAAGTGGGAACGCACGGTCGGCGGCGCGATGCCCGGGTCGCTCCGGGCGCTCTACGAACTCGGCGACGGCGGCCGGCTCCGCGACACCTCGATCGACGTCACGCCCATGGACGACGTCCAGACGCTCGAACCGGCGTACCTTGAAGATGTCGACGAGCATGACGCCGCGTCCGGCGCGTCCGCCGATCCCGCCCGGATCGTCCAGTTCGGATACGACTCGTCGAACGGCGGCATGCTCCTGCTCAACTACAACGGCGTGGGGCCGGGCGGCGAGCCGACGGTCTACAGCGTGTACTCCGAGCCGGACAGCCTGCGCCGGATCGCGGACACCCTCGACGCGTTCCTCGAAGCTGAGCTGGACTTCGAGAAGGCGCCGTGCGTCGACTGGTCGGAGGCGGACGGGCCTCATGAGGTCCTCGCCCGCGTCACGCTCGACGTCTCGCACATGCACGGCTCCTCGGCTGCCTGGCATCAGGTGCTGATCCGCGCGGTCGATGCGCTCGTCCTGCTCGTCCGCGAGGATTCGCCCGGCGGCGAGAGGCTCGAACGGACGCAGTTGCCGACGCCGCTAGACGCTTCGGGCTCGAGTCTCCGCCGCTACTGGGAGGAGCCCGAGACGTACGCCCTGATGATCCGACCCGCCGAGTCGAGCGGGATCATCCATCGCGAGGCCGTCAAGACGAGCGACGGCACCTGGCGGAACACCGAGTCCGAAGGCGTCCCCGTCTACGTCCAGGTCCTCTCCCCCTCGCGCGACGAGCTGGCCGCCCTCCGCGAGCGGCTGGTGGGGGCGGACGAGGCCGCGAAGCTGGAGGCCGCCGACCGCGAGCAGGAGCGCCTCGCGGCCCTCCCCCCGGCCGAGCGGATGACGGCCCTGCTCCAGCGCATGGTCGAATTCCAGGAAGAGCTGAAGAGCTTCCTGCCCGATCGCGACGAGCCAGACGAGGAACACGCCGTCTGA